A region of Panicum virgatum strain AP13 chromosome 8N, P.virgatum_v5, whole genome shotgun sequence DNA encodes the following proteins:
- the LOC120686631 gene encoding uncharacterized protein LOC120686631 gives MAEDTSTPAVWYKLIFSLNHFCRSWTVLSGGAHKRKVNSILGLLCREHFPGLVHYQGRYEPAWTWDHYIAANNDQLDWSGRAFENKAERVKGELWDFYRCDEGYEERAAIVAHNRCVKLVKDMHYEAQVQCVINYCAHFLKQKIGKSEARDLKLTREQYLQVPAWWCHNDTVCWERIVDKWFDPE, from the exons ATGGCCGAGGATACCTCTACGCCGGCTGTCTG GtacaaactaatattttctctTAATCACTTTTGCAGGAGTTGGACTGTCCTCAGTGGCGGTGCTCACAAACGCAAGGTCAATAGCATCCTGGGTCTTTTGTGCAGGGAGCACTTCCCAGGCCTGGTCCACTATCAAGGACGGTACGAGCCGGCCTggacgtgggaccactacatcgccGCCAACAACGATCAGTTGGATTGGAGCGGCAGAGCCTTTGAGAACAAGGCGGAACGGGTAAAGGGCGAGCTCTGG GATTTTTACAGGTGTGATGAGGGATACGAGGAGCGGGCGGCGATTGTGGCTCACAATCGATGCGTTAAACTCGTGAAGGACATGCATTATGAGGCGCAAGTCCAGTGCGTCATCAACTATTGTGCACATTTCCTAAAGCAGAAGATCGGGAAGTCCGAGGCGAGGGATTTGAAGCTGACCCGAGAGCAATATTTACAG GTCCCTGCGTGGTGGTGTCATAATGACACCGTGTGCTGGGAGCGCATAGTGGACAAGTGGTTCGACCCCGAGTAG